A region of the Haemorhous mexicanus isolate bHaeMex1 unplaced genomic scaffold, bHaeMex1.pri scaffold_213_ctg1, whole genome shotgun sequence genome:
AGCGCGAGGCCGAGTCTCGAGCGGGGCGCGGGTGCCCCGGCAAGAGAAAGAAGCCCAGAGAGAGGGAACCGAAAGCGAGCGagcccagagagagagagagagagatcgAGCCTCGCGCTCGTCCCGCAATCCCGACAGCTGCGCAGCGGTCCCGGCTCCTTGCCCGCGGCGTCGCGGGAAGGGCCGGCCGCCGGGGTCGGCCGTCGCCGGGGGTTCGTCCCTCGCCTCCCCGCCGCGCGGCGGGagttgggggggggggcaggcCCCCGCGCGCGGCGCGCCGTTCCCCGCCCCAGGCGCCGCCGGGCCGCGATgccgccggccgccgccgccggcgccCGTCGCCGCCATGCCGCCACCGTCGCGTCCGCGATGCCGCTCCCGCGGGTCGGAGCGGTGAAAGAGCCGGGGCGGTCAGGGTTGGCGGGGCGTTCGCCGGCGGGCCGGGCGTCCGGGGGCTCGCGCGCCGCGCCGCGGCGCCGCCGTGGGTGGCGGCTACCTGGTTGATCCTGCCAGTAGCATATGCTTGTCTCAAAGCTTAAGCCATGCATGTCTAAGTACACACGGGCGGTACAGTGAAACTGCGAATGGCTCATTAAATCAGTTATGGTTCCTTTGGTCGCTCCTCTCCCGCTCCTTGGATAACTGTGGTAATTCTAGAGCTAATACATGCCGACGAGCGCCGACCTCCGGGGACGCGTGCATTTATCAGACCAAAACCAACCCGGGCCCGCCCGGCAGCTTTGGTGACTCTAGATAACCTCGAGCCGATCGCACGCCCCCGCGGCGGCGACGACCCATTCGAATGTCTGCCCTATCAACTTTCGATGGTACTGTCTGTGCCTACCATGGTGACCACGGGTGACGGGGAATCAGGGTTCGATTCCGGAGAGGGAGCCTGAGAAACGGCTACCACATCCAAGGAAGGCAGCAGGCGCGCAAATTACCCACTCCCGACCCGGGGAGGTAGTGACGAAAAATAACAATACAGGACTCTTTCGAGGCCCTGTAATTGGAATGAGCGCACTTTAAATCCTTGAGCGAGGATCCATTGGAGGGCAAGTCTGGTGCCAGCAGCCGCGGTAATTCCAGCTCCAATAGCGTATCTTAAAGTTGCTGCAGTTAAAAAGCTCGTAGTTGGATCTTGGGATCGAGCTGGCGGTCCGCCGCGAGGCGAGCCACcgcctgtcccagcccctgcctctcGGCGCCCCCTCGATGCTCTTAGCTGAGTGTCCCGCGGGGCCCGAAGCGTTTACTTTGAGAAAATTAGAGTGTTCAAAGCAGGCCGGCCGCCGGCATACTGCAGCTAGGAATAATGGAATAGGACTCCGGTTCTATTTTGTTGGTTTTCGGAAACGGGGCCATGATTAAGAGGGACGGCCGGGGGCATTCGTATTGTGCCGCTAGAGGTGAAATTCTTGGACCGGCGCAAGACGGCCTAGAGCGAAAGCATTTGCCAAGAATGTTTTCATTAATCAAGAACGAAAGTCGGAGGTTCGAAGACGATCAGATACCGTCGTAGTTCCGACCATAAACGATGCCGACTGGCGATCCGGCGGCGTTATTCCCATGACCCGCCGGGCAGCTCCCGGGAAACCCAAGTCTTTGGGTTCCGGGGGGAGTATGGTTGCAAAGCTGAAACTTAAAGGAATTGACGGAAGGGCACCACCAGGAGTGGAGCCTGCGGCTTAATTTGACTCAACACGGGAAACCTCACCCGGCCCGGACACGGACAGGATTGACAGATTGAGAGCTCTTTCTCGATTCCGTGGGTGGTGGTGCATGGCCGTTCTTAGTTGGTGGAGCGATTTGTCTGGTTAATTCCGATAACGAACGAGACTCTGGCATGCTAACTAGTTACGCGACCCCCGAGCGGTCGGCGTCCAACTTCTTAGAGGGACAAGTGGCGTTCAGCCACCCGAGATTGAGCAATAACAGGTCTGTGATGCCCTTAGATGTCCGGGGCCGCACGCGCGCTACACTGACTGGCTCAGCTTGTGCCTACCCTCCGCCGGCAGGCGCGGGTAACCCGTTGAACCCCATTCGTGATGGGGATCGGGGATTGCAATTCTTCCCCGTGAACGAGGAATTCCCAGTAAGTGCGGGTCATAAGCTCGCGTTGATTAAGTCCCTGCCCTTTGTACACACCGCCCGTCGCTACTACCGATTGGATGGTTTAGTGAGGTCCTCGGATCGGCCCCGGCGGGGTCGGCCACGGCCCTGCCGGAGCGTCGAGAAGACGGTCGAACTTGACTATCTAGAGGAAGTAAAAGTCGTAACAAGGTTTCCGTAGGTGAACCTGCGGAAGGATCATTACCGGTTGGGGGCGGGACCCTCTCGCGGGGCCCCCGCTCCGTTCGCACGCTCGGCCCCCCGGCCCGCCGGCCTCGGCCGGCCCCGGGGGGCCACACGCCCTTCCCGAAGGCGCGGCGGCCGTTGGGCCgggccgccgcgccgccgcgcGCCGCAGGCCCCGGAGAGCGAGAGAGAAGGGGGCGCGCGGCACCTCCGGGGGGAAGGCCGGGGCGGAGGAAGGCGGCCGGCGCGGCCGAGGGCGCCGGCGTCGCGCCCGTCACCGTGCGCGCGGGCGGGGCTCTCCCCGCGCTAGACCGCGCGTCGCGGCCGGGCTTCGAAGCGCGGCGCCCTCGCCGCCGTCGCCGCGGCGCCTTTCCTCCTCCCCGCTTCCCCTCGCGCCGGTCTGCCGTCGGGCCGTCCCCCGCCGGAGAGCCGGGGGGGCGGCCGGCCCCGAGCCTCTCGCCGCCGCGGCCGGCGCCGCCGAACGCCGGTCCGCTGGTGCGCACGCCGGCGCGCGGGCGCCCCGGCGGGGCCCGAGTTCTCCCGAGCCCGGCTCTCTTCGGCGCGCGCGCGCCCAGGGGCCGCCCGGGTGCCGGGAGGGAGGGGTGCGCGGCACGGCCCCCTCCCGGAggcgcgcccgccccgcccctcgCTGCTTCGCCCGTCGAGCGACGGCCGGCCGTCCGGCCGTCGCGCCTGTCGGCGGCCGATGTGGGAATGGCGAGGGGCCGGGTGGCCGGGCGCGCCTTCTGGGCTCGGAGGAGGCGGCTCCTCCGGCCCTTCCCGCACCGGGGAGCCGGGGCTTTCCGCCTGCCGGCGGGGTCCCGGCTCTCGGGCCAAGCGGCCCCCTGGCTCGCGCGTGGCCGAGGAAACTCCCAGGGCCGGGCCTCCGGGCGTTCCGGGCCGCGCTTTGGGGCGCGCGCGTCTCACCGCGCGTGCGACCCGCCGCCGCGGGGGTTCGCGGCGGCGGCGGTCGTGGCGTCGGGCGCCCCGTCCGCCGCCGCGGCCCCTCGGCGGGGTCGGCCGAGTTGCTGGGCGGTCGGGCCGCGTCCCCGCGCCGGCGGGGCGGCCCGAGCCGCGGCCGTCCTCTCGGGCGCAGCGCCGGGTTACTGAGGGAAACCCCGGGCCCCGAGAAGGACGCCGCGGCGGTGGCGGCAGACGTCGGGCGCGCCCCCGCCGGTGGACGCTCCCCCGAGGGCGGCAGCGGGGGAGGCACCCCGGCGGGGCCATGCAGGTCGTTTCCCTCGCCCCAGGGCCAGGTACCTAGCGCTCCGCGCCTCGGCGGTCCCCAGGCTGCCCTCGGCGTCGTCAAACGCTGCGGGGGGCCGAAAGGGCCGGCGAAGCCGGGCGGCGGTTTAAAGACTCGGGCGGCTCGGCGCGCCCCGCGCgtggcggcggcgcggcggcggcggcgccggcggcggcggcggcaggtgCGTCGGGCGGTGGCGCGGCGCCACTGAGGGGTGGGGAGTCGCTCCCGCTGATCCCCTGCGGTGGTGTCCGTCGCCACCGGCCGCGCCCGCCGTCGCCTTCGTCGTCCCGCCGCCGGCGCGCGCGCGCGCGTGCGGGTCACCGCGCCGCGCCGGGGAGGGGCGCCCTGCCCCCCCCTCTCCGCGGCCCGGCCTCGGCGGAGGGGCCGCGGCGCGTGGTCGGCCGCGGGGCCGACCCGCTCGCCTCGTCGTAGCGGGCGACGCCGGCGGAGAGCGCCCGCTCTCCGCCCTTCCTCGGCCGCGGGGTTGCGGCCGCCGGGGCCCGCCGCGCTCTCTCCTTGGCCGTCGCCGCGGTCTCTCGCGGGCGCGGCGCCGCGTCCGCGGCGCGGCCGTGCCTCTCTCCCCTCGACGGCCTTGCTCCTCGAAGGCACCGGCGGCGCCGGCCGCCGGCCGCCCCCTCGCCGGACCGCCCGCCCGGGGGGCGAGCGCTCGGCGGGCCCTCCGTCGGCGGGGGCCCGCGAGCGCGGGCGACCCCGTTTGCCGAGCGGCGGCGTCGCTGCTCGGCGGGTGTCCCCCCTGCGGGGGCGGTCGGCCGGAAGGCGCCCGCCGTCGCCGGCGGCGGTCCCGTCCCGGGCCCTGCCCGTCGCGTCCCCGTCGCCCTTCCCGGCCGCGTGTGGGCCGAAGGGAAGGCGTGCGGGCGGCCGTGGGGGCGCTCCCCCGCCCGCTCTCCGCGTGGAAACGTGGAGAGCGGGCGTGTCCCCCCGGCTCAGCGCCGTACGCCTTCCGCCGGGCGCGTGCCCGCGGTAAGGGGCCCCGACGGtgcggcgcggcggcggcggcctcGGGAGTGCGGTCCCGGTGGCGGCGGGTCTGTCGTCCGGCAGGCCTCGGGCGCTCGCGACGCCGGCTCGGCTCTCGGTAGCGTCCGCCTCCGGCGCCGGTGGCGGAGCGCGTCCGCCGGACGCTCGCCCGCCGGGCGGGAGAAGCGGTCCGGCGGGAGGGCGCGCCGGTGGGGCGGTGGTCGTCGCGTGCCGTCTCGAGCGTCCTAGGGGCCCCGCTGGGGGGAGAGCCGGCCgcgcggcggcgcggcggcgctCCGCGAGCCCCGCGGAGCGGCCAAGGGGAGCCGGCGCGTGCGGGGGCCGGCGGCCGTGCCCCGCGGCCGCGTGCCGTGCTTGCGTCGTCCCGTGAAAGCGAGGCCGGGCGGGCCGCCTTGCCCCCGCGGTCCGGCGCGCGCCGCGTGGCCCTCCGCGCGGAGGCCGGGTCGAGCCCGGGCGCCTGGGCCGCCTCCGAAGGCCGGCACGCGGGGTGGCGTCTCCCCTTGCGGGGGGAGGCGGCCGGGGGCGCGGGTCCCCCCACCTCTCGGCCGACCTTCGGAGTGTGGGTTTTCCcactttcctcatttttttt
Encoded here:
- the LOC132322932 gene encoding collagen alpha-1(I) chain-like; protein product: MRKVGKPTLRRSAERWGDPRPRPPPPARGDATPRAGLRRRPRRPGSTRPPRGGPRGARRTAGARRPARPRFHGTTQARHAAAGHGRRPPHAPAPLGRSAGLAERRRAAARPALPPAGPLGRSRRHATTTAPPARPPAGPLLPPGGRASGGRAPPPAPEADATESRAGVASARGLPDDRPAATGTALPRPPPPRRTVGAPYRGHAPGGRRTALSRGDTPALHVSTRRAGGGAPPRPPARLPFGPHAAGKGDGDATGRARDGTAAGDGGRLPADRPRRGDTRRAATPPLGKRGRPRSRAPADGGPAERSPPGRAVRRGGGRRPAPPVPSRSKAVEGREARPRRGRGAAPARDRGDGQGESAAGPGGRNPAAEEGRRAGALRRRRPLRRGERVGPAADHAPRPLRRGRAAERGGQGAPPRRGAVTRTRARAPAAGRRRRRRARPVATDTTAGDQRERLPTPQWRRATARRTCRRRRRRRRRRAAATRGARRAARVFKPPPGFAGPFGPPQRLTTPRAAWGPPRRGALGTWPWGEGNDLHGPAGVPPPLPPSGERPPAGARPTSAATAAASFSGPGVSLSNPALRPRGRPRLGPPRRRGDAARPPSNSADPAEGPRRRTGRPTPRPPPPRTPAAAGRTRGETRAPQSAARNARRRKAPAPRCGKGRRSRLLRAQKARPATRPLAIPTSAADRRDGRTAGRRSTGEAARGGAGAPPGGGRAAHPSLPAPGRPLGARAPKRAGLGRTRAPPGRPRAGVRTSGPAFGGAGRGGERLGAGRPPGSPAGDGPTADRREGKRGGGKAPRRRRRGRRASKPGRDARSSAGRAPPARTVTGATPAPSAAPAAFLRPGLPPGGAARPLLSRSPGPAARGGAAARPNGRRAFGKGVWPPGAGRGRRAGGPSVRTERGPRERVPPPTDSQVRPSSRRSGRAVADPAGADPRTSLNHPIDMHGLSFETSICYWQDQPGSRHPRRRRGAAREPPDARPAGERPANPDRPGSFTAPTRGSGIADATVAAWRRRAPAAAAGGIAARRRLGRGTARRARGPAPPPNSRRAAGRRGTNPRRRPTPAAGPSRDAAGKEPGPLRSCRDCGTSARLDLSLSLSGLARFRFPLSGLLSLAGAPAPRSRLGLALGRHTRAARGTGLGRG